The Solanum lycopersicum chromosome 2, SLM_r2.1 DNA window TATTCTGTCCActtacaaaataagaaaaataacttttaaaagctaatataaaattattttcttatttataaatgacctacaaaattaatttatgttttataacATGCGCtaagtataagaaaattattgatGAATGTCTATAATTAGagtaaaataagagaaaaaaatatgattaaacaAGTAGGATTTTTAGTGTGTGGACTTATGAGACAAATATATTGGTGAGGGGGTTTGAGGGGATCCTAAAACCTATTTGTGACATGTGACTACGGTAGACAAAATCatagaattatttaatttttgtgtgtattgtttggaaataaataattttttttttacctaaatAACATTAGTAGTACAACACTTAATTATCATGTCTTTCATGGAGGATGAAATTGCATGTGACATGAACCTTGCTAGTACCATCTCGTGCTTATGTCGTTAACTAGGAGGAATGTCCATTTTACCTCGCGATCGAACTATATTTAAAAtcgatttattttgatatttttttagttaaaaataaggcatataaatatattagatcttaaacttgacttcaaattttaacttcgAACCTcaaactttcataatgcacaaatagacactttaactatcttATCTGTCAATAAATAAACGTGCGATTTTGGAGCCAAAGTGCGTGAAATGCAAACGCTTCCACGTGTATTAGTGGGTCAATTAGTGGCTGCCAACTAATTAaacatttttcacatttttttttaaaaatattttacacgTCATTTTGAAACTATCGCGCAGAATGCGTGCATTTCACGCATTTTGCCATGTAGGAATCgcgtgtttatttattgaaagataggatagttaaagtgcctATTTGTGCACAATGAAAGTTTgaggtcaaaattaaaatttaaagtcaagtttatgatctaatatatgtattatgcctaaaaataatttttgaaaaaggaTTTTTGAGGAATAGTGATTTTGTTCGgctaaatcaatttaaaatgtatttttaactATATATTGAAGTAGTAATTTATGCTTGATCAATATTTTGCAAAATGTTTTGGAGAAAAAGTTGCctattatttatattctttatatttttcttagggaaaatttatttaatcagtttcaataattaatttttttcttacaaattACAACTGAAAAAATTTCTTTAGTCCTAGAATTCTTTTTTAGGAGTTATTCATGATGTTAATTAATCAACTATCGAAACTAATTTCGCGTAgcaaaattgttaaaaaattgTGTAACCGTAAAGTCGCTTAGATGGGATTTGTTCCTTTCGAACATACACTTCTTTTTTCTACAGACACAAATCTTCTGAAAAGATATGTCACATATTTCACACTCTTTGTCCGAATAGACGCATTTCTTGCTGCAATTGGCTATATAAATAGAGagtttttttcccttttaaaacgTTGCAAATTTTCTCTCTTCTACATATattttcttacaaaataaattttccatCGATTGAGTCTGTGTGTGACTGTGTGTTCTCGTTGCTATTTTTTTGAGTTTGGTGAAATTaatgaagtttgaggtaccatTACTTCTGTAATAGTTATTCAATTTTATCTCTGAATGAATTGATCAACAACTTCGGGTACTTGAGAGGATCAAATTTCTTAAGTACATATAGTGAATTTTGTGGACTcgcattatttattttatgtctatttcttttttttgttatattttactaACCTGAATACAGGAGATAACAGTAAATGTGCATTCGAGAAAACTATTTACTCAAGACAAGTGGGAGTATTACTTAATTATGATTAGGGTAATGCTAAATGATCAGAATTTGACCAGAAACttaaaaaactattatattttttaattttaaaataaattactattttttctatttttttagttaaaatgtattaaagttaaaaagataaaaaaaatattttaaaaggtaaaattacatagaaaaaaaatactattctGGCAAAAATTTTCTtgtcaaaatgatttttttgtccTGATTAACTATTATATACTTTAGTTTtgatttgtaaatttttattgGCCACAAGTCGCACTCAATCCCTAATCTTCCAACTTAATTACAACAATATTTTGTGAAAGATCCTCCTTAATTAAGTAAGATGCCTTGTCCTTTTATCACATTAATTAGACTTAATTGTCACTAACAACTAATTAATCTCAAACACGGCCGAATAAAGAATCATAAGTCAATGACGCGTACGCCATAAGTACAGTtagattatttatttactacTGCGGTAAATATTACTCTACGCGTCCAATAATAATTGTTCACTATGTTATTTTGAGATGTTAATAATATTTGTCCATTTTAAAATTCAGAGACAATTTTACACTTAGTTCCTAATTTATctctataattaattataattattttctattatacttttcaatatattgtatttattatatttaaatgatgatataataaaattattttctattcatTGTTTGTTAAAAAGTATGCAAAGACAATAATGAACAAATATTGTTAAACAGATGGAGTGCATGctcaataattttctttaagtatccttttttctttttctttttaaatttaaaaaaactaattcaaaatatgctgtttttttttatttatgttgacAATGTATATAATTAAACTCAAATATTAACATGTCGTTAGTGTTCATATATATCAAAGTCATGCAATTTATTAGCGGTATGTAGTGGTTAAAGATTTAAGTTAAAAGAATACATAACACTTAATTACGATTAAGTAATAAGTTCGTATAGGAAAATATCCATGAATTAGATGTAAATATAGTCAATAAGCAAGTTTatgtgaaaataatattatattatttgatgtgGCAAATAAAATTGTTCGAGTTTCAaatataattagtttttttataggaagaattttttttaatacgtGATACGAACCCAAATTAATCACACTCTGACGTAAATACTggatgtttaattttttaaaaggacAAGACCGTGGTGAAACGTGGCATGCAAGGCCCCCTTAGAGGAAAGATAAAATTGGTTTTGGTTTGGTTGTAATTAGCATTAATTAATGTGGATCATTATATGACAATTGACACGTCTCTATTTTATGGTACCACACTCATCACTCATGCATTATTAATAACTGTCCTTGCATAAATACAACTATAgactataatataaattattatttattatactaACACAgtaagaaaattaatatttgcAGTGTACATAAGTTACTATATATAAGGATGTCTCACAGGAGCAGATTTAGTATTGTGTACTTCCAAGTTCAAATGCCCgcgaataataaatttatttattaaaattgtaATGATTAGtctaaaaattcaagaattttaatatcgccatataaatgaataaatgtGATGTACCTAAGAAATGAGTAATCAACGACACATTAGATCACCCAACCTTCAAAGTTAAGTTGGTATTTGTTATTTGATTTGCTTCGTAAAAAATTGTCGATTGTGGAATCCCGATTCTGATGAACTTATCAAGTGAATGACAGTTGATATATATAACACGCTTAGTTGTTTTTCATGTTAGAACAAAAGTCATTTTGTTTCAGCGATTATTCGTATGATGTCGAAGAAGTAATGTAATACAATCATTATTAAACTGACTGTACTTGATTCATAAATTTAAACATACatacaatattaaattttttaaaattgattaaattatgaattcGACTTTTATACGGGGACGATGATAGAAAAACAATCACGTGGTATTGTACATGGATACATACAAGGGACATGTTGTTagtacaataacaaacataattcAGCCCACTTGAAATCAAATCGAACGTTGAAAACACATACAAAACACCAATTTTAAATCAGGTTTAGGCCTCAAACAAAACGTCTTTGCCCGGTCCCGGGTCCTCCTCTATGCCTacgaaatatatttaaaatttaaatttaatgagTATTTAATAATATCATACAATTAATATAGTGGGTTCATTATATAATAATACTCATTTGATAAAGTTTTAATAGTTTTCTCAATACACATTATTTCGTATCAATTTgtttgtaatttatttatagtttttttccctaaaagttttatttcaaaatctctctatatatctatatatatctatttgtacatgaaaaatattttaggagTTTATTTTCATGGATGGTCGTCcaacttttatttaattaaatcaaagtcGCTAAATTTTTGTCACTTCATTTTACCTAATATTATAGTATCATAGGAAGTCATTAAACTATTTTTGTACAAACAAATTGCTAAACTTTGCCTAATTAAGTATCACAAAAagacaataatttttatttaaataaaaaaaaaagtcattcaatattattttgCATAAGCATCTtataaaatatctcttttattttcttcttataactTCACGTAATACTCAAACTAAATTGAGTGCTTTTTTGATTAGTTACTAAAAATAGTTTATTGAAGATCACGATATTTGTTCTTGAATAAAGTTAAGTGATATTtctaatagtaaaaaataatttaataaatttaatgcaAACCTTTTACCGATCAAGGTCTATGCTACTAAACAaagatctatatatatatatatatatatatatatatatagtatattaaaCACCCTAATTAGAACCGATGAAGAGTGCGGTCGAAACATACACGACATTTATAAAGTTTGAATTCTTGTAATGAGATTGTTTTTCCGTTAACCACATGATCTGATATTCAAGCCTTAGATATGAAAcgttttgttttaatttgaatttgaaaaagtaGAATACCAGATTGAATAACTgtaatgtataaattataaagGTAGTTGATGGATGAGGTAGAAAAGTAGGTGCATTGACAAAAGAAGAAGTTTTTTTGGGCTACTTTTTCCTATGCAATTGTCTTCTTCACATCCAACAtcactttttatgtttttcctatCATGTATACGTACCATCACACACTCTCTCATTTCATTGTTTGTTTAATTTGTGGTCctctagaaaaaataaatgcataAGTATTTCTTTTAATCTATATTCGAAATTTTTGtgacatattattatttatctgaacttattttataaataattttctacctcttttcggtctacatgacactatcttgtgtGTCCAGTGCACGTTGACAAAGCTACTgtcacgtaggctgaaaaggagtaaaaagatatttattgtaaaataagttcaggaaataataaaatcgtttagtataagtgtgtctctgaaactTCGAGCAAAGATTAGAGGTACTTATgcgttttttcttttaatttattttatatatatagtttcatTATTACCTCTTCCTCTAACTACCAGTACTACTCTTAATTAATTGACTACTACTTGCTATTCAATTAAGTTATTACTGATCAAAAGAATCATCTCAAAATATGTCTGGGAGAAGGTCAAGGACGCAGTCATCAGAAGGAGGCACCTCCAGGATTTCAGATGATCAGATCATACAACTCGTCTCCAAATTGCAGCAACTTCTTCCTGAAATTCGTAATCGTCGCTCCAACAAGGTTTTTGTTTCTTCCTTCCATATGCATTTCGTTTCGGATATATACTTCTTTCGGTGCGAATGTACATACTCAATATTCTGACGTACTATAAATATAATAGGCCTCTTATTATAATTTAGCTTGTtgttgtatgtatgtatgttcaaGTATGAAATTTGTACATGCATCGGTAATGCACTCTAAAATGTCACTGTACCTGTAATGTCAGTTTAGCCGGAACATAATTTAGTGCCGTATGGCtcactcttttctttctttttatttttttattcagagTTAATTTTAAGGTTCGTTGTTAAAAGCTATCGAGGTGTGAATgagaaataataagaaaaaatgaaaaatgtggGAAATCGATTtagagaaaaaatgaaaagtatacAATTCATTTCTCTcataattttagaagaaaagaaatttgttatccttatattaggaaacaatttttttagttcttgGAGAGTTAAAAAGAAGGTCTATctcgcgccgtcgtcgctcAACTTTGATTTCTTTcgaaaagatattattttttcttaaaagatacAACATTCTGAAAAGATACCATTGCCAGATCAAAAGCGTTTATTGgggaattaaattttttaagaaaatactgTGTGTTCTATGAACtcagattttattttcttatttgtttctctctctttttttttttttttctgtttctaCTTTTTGACTAACGtgaatatataagatataattaTCGAAAAGTGAGGACAAAACACCATTGGTTATATTGATTTAAAAtagcatgatttttttttcgCTTTTTAAGTACAATCTGGAAAGAGTAAAAGAGTGTCGttgaaaaaggagaaaattattatatatttacaaaaaaaattccccGTAATTCCAGAATAATGCTTTGGGTCCCATATATATAGATGCATAGAACCAATTCAGAATTTACTcaatatttgactttttttttagtcGTCCACCAATTAAGGTATGTTTTgtctataaatttaaattttatacgtttacaataatatttatatgttatgtattttatgtttatatagaAATCGACAATGAATTTACGAATCGATCCGTCGCAGGCATCAGCATCTAAGGTGCTTCAAGAAACATGCAATTACATTAGGAATTTGCATAAAGAGGTGGATGATCTTAGTGATCGACTTTCTCAATTATTATCAACCATTGATGCTGATAGTCCAGAAGCTGCAATTATTCGTagtttaattatgtaattttcaatcatttatttatatataattataattactatattatatatatttggatGCACTAATTAATCtactaaatatatacatatatagttcTGTATTTCTTCTTAATTCGATCTCTAGATTTTGGTCAATATTAATTAGCTAGGCCAATCTCATAATTAATGGTGTGCTTGTATTGATgtttacaaattttaattatggAATTTGCTCAACACTGTAATTCCCCTGTActaaaacatttattatttgtttttattttttgagagtcAGATTATTAACATTTGAAGATGCTATATGTTGCATCAACTTGTTATAATAGTGGaatattcaataattaatttataattttaaaatattaaattaatttattctatttaatttaattagcttggataattaattaaattaatttacggAAGTGAAAAGTTGTATTAGGAGGGagggattattttttttaatttcagttCAGACCTATATATCGAAGCAATAAAGTATTCTTGAAGCAGGAAAAAGAAATACTGAATATCGTATGTGTGCGACTGTCGACTGTCATTTATAGGACTCGTTTGGTCATAGATATTTTAGGTAAAATTTGGGAggaaattttataaatagtatTTGTTCGTacaatttgttattatttgacatagtttaaatattcaaatattagaaaaaaatagtatttgggtcaaatttcattatttgaaaactttaacaaattcaaattctataccaaatttttatttttttcaaaaacatctTCTACAGTACTCTCTCCGTTTCAAAAAAATGGTTTCACTtgacacg harbors:
- the PRE2 gene encoding transcription factor PRE6: MSGRRSRTQSSEGGTSRISDDQIIQLVSKLQQLLPEIRNRRSNKASASKVLQETCNYIRNLHKEVDDLSDRLSQLLSTIDADSPEAAIIRSLIM